ACGTACCAGAATCGATATCGACCAACCATCCGATGCAATATGGTGCATGTTAAACAACACCTGATGCACCTCTTCCGACTGCCTGAATACCTGCAATCGCAATAACAGGTCACTGGACAGGTCAAACGCCCGACCCGCATCTGCCTCTGCAAGCTCCTCTATCGTTCTCAACTGCTCCTGCGCTGACAACCCGGACAGGTCATGCCACACCAACGGCGTATCAAACGTCTCGCATATCACCTGCTGCGCTTCACCATCAATCGAAACAATACGGGCTCTCAATACCTCATGCCGCTCAATAATCTTATGAATAGCCTGTGTCAGCGCCTCTCGGTCAAGACGCCCCACCAAACGGAACTGACCCGGCATGTTGTACTGACTACTGCCCCCTTCAAGCTGGTCAATAAACCATAAACGCTGCTGGCCATAAGACAGGGGTAACCGGCCCTCTCGCGATATCACCTGTATCGGTGGAAGCACTGAACCACTGGTCAGGCTATCCAGCACAGCCGCAAATTCTGCAACCGATGTGTGCTCGAACAAGGTCTTCAACGGTACTTCCACATTGAATGCCTGACGCACCTGACTCACCAGACGCGTCGCCAGCAATGAATGACCGCCCAGCGCAAAGAAACTATCTGTCACACTCACCCTGTCTACCTTAAGCACATCCTGCCAGATAGCACATAAACGGGCTTCCCTATCATTACGAGGTCCCACGTAACCCTGGGTATCGTTACCCTGCTGTTGCGGCGAAGGCAACGCCTTGCGATTCAGTTTGCCATTTGGGGTCAGCGGAAAACGGTCCATAAAGATATACGCCGAAGGCACCATAAAGGCCGGTAAACGTGATCCCACCTCTGAGTTCAGAGCTGACCTTAACAGTGACTCATCATTCCACTCACAACACGGATGTCCCACTCTATCGTCACCAAAACCGACACCTTCTGCCTGATAACTCTCATGGATGGCATACAGCACTTCATGAGGACTTCCCTGAAGCTGGTCATCACGGTCCACTGTCCAGCGATACCCACGGCTTTCCAGTAACGCCTTAATACTGTCTATCCGGTCTCCAATATCATGGACTTCTATAATTATCTGTTTGATTTTCGACCAGTCCGAATCGTCAATACCGGCAAGAACCTGTACCTCACTCTTCTGGACATCCAGCTTTAACAGGTCAATACGCTCAACCCGCTGCTCGGCAATAATGTCTGACAAGGTCCTTATCTGACAGGTCACCTCTTCACTCTGCAAACGCTCTGCCAACAACTCATCAAAGGCCGATTCACTCAGCTCTCCACTGTCCAGCTCTTTTTGATGCTGGCTTCGAAGATAGGTTTTTACATCCTGCGAATCTACCTCCTGGTCTCCATAACGACCCGATATCAACGAGTTATGCGGATAGTAGGTAAAGGTGACTTCCTGGGATGCTTCTCCAAGACCACAGGGATACAATGTGGCATTAAGCCCATACAGCTCTGTGTTAAATTCCAGCACCCTGAATACACTCGGAACCGGCTCAAAGGAATACAGACGCACACCTGGACATACCTGCCCGACAAACAGACTGGCCATTCCCGTGTTCGCACCCACATCAAAAACACAGGCATCTTCCGGCAACACTATCCCGTGTTTCAAGTAAGTCTGTTGCCCAAAGATTTCGGCATAGGTAAAGTCGGTCTCTGCCGGATTCAAACAGCCAACATACATACCATTGGGTAATGTCTGGCGCTTCACGCCATCCCACTTGTTCTGTCCGCTCAAACGTGACAACGCCCTTACCGGACCGGCATGCTCACGGTCAGCCTGAACATAGGCCAACAACTGCTGGTCTCGCTCTATCACCACCGCCTGTTCAACCGCTGGATGTTGTGATATCGCCTTGGAAATTTCATCCAGCTCTACCCTGAAACCTCGCAACTTCACCTGATTATCAATACGCTCTACGTATTCTATGGTTCCATTGGGCAGCCAGCGTACCAAATCACCGGTACGGTATAAGCGCTCTGCGCCCTCTGTTGAAAACGGGTTATCTACAAATCGTTCAGCTGTCATCTCTGGCTGGTTCAGGTAACCTCGAGCAAGACCCGCACCTCCAATATACAACTCCCCTATCGCTCCCGGAACCTGTAACTGTTGTTGTGGATCCAGCACATAGAACTTCGCATTCGCCAGTGGCTTGCCTATCGGAATAACGCCCCTCGCGGTCCCTCGTGCCACTTCACTGTCTATCAGTTGCGTACAACTGCCCACCGTCGCTTCCGTCGGACCATATTCATTGATAAAGGTCGCTCCCGGGAGGTAGTCGTTTATCCACGGCTCCAATGTCTCACGGGTGAGTTGTTCTCCTGCCACAACCAACACATGCCGCGCATCCGGGTTGCTGCGTAAATTACCCAGCGACTCCACCGCCTTTAAATGGGCTGGCGTTATCTTGAATAACAGCGCATCTTCATCAAAACAGGTAATCTGCCAACGATTCCAGTGGCAGGACATCTTCCGGCAATAATTCAACATAACCACCGCTGATAAGCGGCACATACAGGGACTGCACTGTCGCATCAAACGCTATCGGCGAACTCACCACCGAGCCGACTATCTGCTCGTACATGAAATCCTGCTCGCCGAACTTCAAAAAGTTACACACACTGTGGTGCTCTACCATCACCCCTTTAGGTTGTCCCGTTGAGCCCGACGTATAAATCACATAGGCAAGATGATGCGGTGTCAGTCCCATGACGTGAGGATTAACATCCGGGTAACCGGATAACTGCTCACGGGTCTGTGCCGTATCCAGGCAAATCACCTGCTGGACTGTCAGCGGTAACTGCCCCACCAGACTGCTCTGGGTCACCAGCTGGCTAATACCGGTATCGTCAAGCATATAGCCAAGGCGTGCCTCGGGGTAATTCGGATCCAGTGGAACATAGGCTCCCCCGGCCTTTAAGATACCCAGTAGCCCCACCATCATCTCGGCGCTACGCTCCAGACAAATCCCCACCACAGTATCCGGCCCGACTCCCTGACCTATCAGGTAATGGGCCAGGCGGTTCGCCTGTGCATTCAGCTCTTTATAGTTAAGTTCTACATCTTCAAAAATCACCGCCACCGCTTCCGGTGTACGGCTTACCTGTTGTTCAAACAGGTAATGAACCAGGCGTTCATCCTGTTGCGACTCATCAAAGTACACTACGTCACTGGCATTCCAGTCGAACTCCAGTTGCTGACGCTCTTGCTCCCCGATCAAAGACACCTGTTCCACGCTAACTGACGGATCATCGACAAGCGCCTCAATCAGCGTGTTTAAACCTGATGATAGTTTTTGAATACTTAATGGCTGAAAAAGGTTCTGGTTGTATATCCAATCAATAGTAATGCCATCGTCCGTTTCGTTGACGTTCAACTGAAGATCGAATTTGATATTATTGGTCTCTGTTTTCAGGCCTTCAATTTCCATTGACTCAAATGTCATGGAATCTTTTTGATGATTACCTAAAGTGATAGTGATCTGGAACAATGGACTATAGGCAAGACTCCGCTCTGGCTGCATTTTCTCAACCAGTAACTCAAACGGGATATGCTGGTGCGTATACGCATCCAGTATCATCTGCCGGTTCCGCTGCAGCAACGCCGAGAAATCAGGTGCTCCCGACAAGTCCGTACGCAAGACCAGCGCGTTAACAAAAAATCCGATTAAGCCCTCGGTTTCCTTACTCACTCGACCCGCTATCGGCGACCCCATCACTATGTCCGTCTCATTACTGTAACGGGAAAGCAAGACCGCAAACGCCGTCTGCAAAAACATAAACAATGTCACATTATGCTGCTTACACAACTGACCTATCCGCGCTGACAATTTCTCATCCAGCAACTGGCTGACCGTATCCCCTACAAACGCTATCTCTGCCGGACGTTGCCTATCCAAAGGTAAACTGTGCAACTGAGGAAGACCCTCAAGCTGCTGTTGCCAGTAACCCAGCTGCGCTTCAAGAACGTCTCCCTGCAACCAGTCCCGCTGCCATTGGGCATAGTCTGCATACTGCACCTTCAAACCCGGTAACGGGTCCGGTTTGCCCTGACTAAAGGCACGATACAATTCACTGAATTCACGTACCAGAATCGATATCGACCAACCATCCGATGCAATATGGTGCATGTTAAACAACACCTGATGCACCTCTTCCGACTGCCTGAATACCTGCAATCGCAATAACAGGTCACTGGACAGGTCAAACGCCCGACCCGCATCTGCCTCTGCAAGCTCCTCTATCGTTCTCAACTGCTCCTGCGCTGACAACCGGACAGGTCATGCCACACCAACGGCGTATCAAACGTCTCGCATATCACCTGCTGCGCTTCACCATCAATCGAAACAATACGGGCTCTCAATACCTCATGCCGCTCAATAATCTTATGAATAGCCTGTGTCAGCGCCTCTCGGTCAAGACGCCCCACCAAACGGAACTGACCCGGCATGTTGTACTGACTACTGCCCCCTTCAAGCTGGTCAATAAACCATAAACGCTGCTGGCCATAAGACAGGGGTAACCGGCCCTCTCGCGATATCACCTGTATCGGTGGAAGCACTGAACCACTGGTCAGGCTATCCAGCACAGCCGCAAATTCTGCAACCGATGTGTGCTCGAACAAGGTCTTCAACGGTACTTCCACATTGAATGCCTGACGCACCTGACTCACCAGACGCGTCGCCAGCAATGAATGACCGCCCAGCGCAAAGAAACTATCTGTCACACTCACCCTGTCTACCTTAAGCACATCCTGCCAGATAGCACATAAACGGGCTTCCCTATCATTACGAGGTCCCACGTAACCCTGGGTATCGTTACCCTGCTGTTGCGGCGAAGGCAACGCCTTGCGATTCAGTTTGCCATTTGGGGTCAGCGGAAAACGATCCATAAAGATATACGCCGAAGGCACCATAAAGGCCGGTAAACGTGATCCCACCTCTGAGTTCAGAGCTGACCTTAACAGTGACTCATCATTCCACTCACAACACGGATGTCCCACTCTATCGTCACCAAAACCGACACCTTCTGCCTGATAACTCTCATGGATGGCATACAGCACTTCATGAGGACTTCCCTGAAGCTGGTCATCACGGTCCACTGTCCAGCGATACCCACGGCTTTCCAGTAACGCCTTAATACTGTCTATCCGGTCTCCAATATCATGGACTTCTATAATTATCTGTTTGATTTTCGACCAGTCCGAATCGTCAATACCGGCAAGAACCTGTACCTCACTCTTCTGGACATCCAGCTTTAACAGGTCAATACGCTCAACCCGCTGCTCGGCAATAATGTCTGACAAGGTCCTTATCTGACAGGTCACCTCTTCACTCTGCAAACGCTCTGCCAACAACTCATCAAAGGCCGATTCACTCAGCTCTCCACTGTCCAGCTCTTTTTGATGCTGGCTTCGAAGATAGGTTTTTACATCCTGCGAATCTACCTCCTGGTCTCCATAACGACCCGATATCAACGAGTTATGCGGATAGTAGGTAAAGGTGACTTCCTGGGATGCTTCTCCAAGACCACAGGGATACAATGTGGCATTAAGCCCATACAGCTCTGTGTTAAATTCCAGCACCCTGAATACACTCGGAACCGGCTCAAAGGAATACAGACGCACACCTGGACATACCTGCCCGACAAACAGACTGGCCATTCCCGTGTTCGCACCCACATCAAAAACACAGGCATCTTCCGGCAACACTATCCCGTGTTTCAAGTAAGTCTGTTGCCCAAAGATTTCGGCATAGGTAAAGTCGGTCTCTGCCGGATTCAAACAGCCAACATACATACCATTGGGTAATGTCTGGCGCTTCACGCCATCCCACTTGTTCTGTCCGCTCAAACGTGACAACGCCCTTACCGGACCGGCATGCTCACGGTCAGCCTGAACATAGGCCAACAACTGCTGGTCTCGCTCTATCACCACCGCCTGTTCAACCGCTGGATGTTGTGATATCGCCTTGGAAATTTCATCCAGCTCTACCCTGAAACCTCGCAACTTCACCTGATTATCAATACGCTCTACGTATTCTATGGTTCCATTGGGCAGCCAGCGTACCAAATCACCGGTACGGTATAAGCGCTCTGCGCCCTCTGTTGAAAACGGGTTATCTACAAATCGTTCAGCTGTCATCTCTGGCTGGTTCAGGTAACCTCGAGCAAGACCCGCACCTCCAATATACAACTCCCCTATCGCTCCCGGAACCTGTAACTGTTGTTGTGGATCCAGCACATAGAACTTCGCATTCGCCAGTGGCTTGCCTATCGGAATAACGCCCCTCGCGGTCCCTCGTGCCACTTCACTGTCTATCAGTTGCGTACAACTGCCCACCGTCGCTTCCGTCGGACCATATTCATTGATAAAGGTCGCTCCCGGGAGGTAGTCGTTTATCCACGGCTCCAATGTCTCACGGGTGAGTTGTTCTCCTGCCACAACCAACACATGCCGCGCATCCGGGTTGCTGCGTAAATTACCCAGCGACTCCACCGCCTTTAAATGGGCTGGCGTTATCTTGAATAACAGCGCATCTTCATCATCAAACAGGTAATCTGCCAACGATTCCAGTGGCAGGACATCTTCCGGCAATAATTCAACATAACCACCGCTGATAAGCGGCACATACAGGGACTGCACTGTCGCATCAAACGCTATCGGCGAACTCACCACCGAGCCGACTATCTGCTCGTACATGAAATCCTGCTCGCCGAACTTCAAAAAGTTACACACACTGTGGTGCTCTACCATCACCCCTTTAGGTTGTCCCGTTGAGCCCGACGTATAAATCACATAGGCAAGATGATGCGGTGTCAGTCCCATGACGTGAGGATTAACATCCGGGTAACCGGATAACTGCTCACGGGTCTGTGCCGTATCCAGGCAAATCACCTGCTGGACTGTCAGCGGTAACTGCCCCACCAGACTGCTCTGGGTCACCAGCTGGCTAATACCGGTATCGTCAAGCATATAGCCAAGGCGTGCCTCGGGGTAATTCGGATCCAGTGGAACATAGGCTCCCCCGGCCTTTAAGATACCCAGTAGCCCCACCATCATCTCGGCGCTACGCTCCAGACAAATCCCCACCACAGTATCCGGCCCGACTCCCTGACCTATCAGGTAATGGGCCAGGCGGTTCGCCTGTGCATTCAGCTCTTTATAGTTAAGTTCTACATCTTCAAAAATCACCGCCACCGCTTCCGGTGTACGGCTTACCTGTTGTTCAAACAGGTAATGAACCAGGCGTTCATCCTGTTGCGACTCATCAAAGTACACTACGTCACTGGCATTCCAGTCGAACTCCAGTTGCTGACGCTCTTGTTCGGAGAGCACATTCAAATCCAGAATACGGCTTTGAGTTCCGTCTTTTGTGACAGATGTTAATAAGTGCTCCAGATGATTCCAGATGCTTTGTACCTGACGATCACTGAACCGGTCTTCCTGAAAACGAATATCACAATTGAGGATGCCATCTTCGATAAAAGAGGTTAACGATATAGCGTAATTCGATTCGCTATTTGCTACGACATCACTAATTCGCAAGCCATTATTTTCCTGACTGGATGCTTGTTTGACCGCTGCATCCATCGGATAATTCTCAAACACCAGCAGACTGTCAAACAGCGAAGTCCCTCCCGAAACCTCACTCAACTGCTGTATCTGCGCCAGTGGTAAATAACCATACTCATCTCGCTCTATATTGTCCGCATGCAATACGCCAAGCAAGTCACCAAAACTCATCTGCGGCTCAACCTGTACCCGCACCGGTATCGTGTTAATAAACAGACCTATCATCTGCTCTACTCCCGGCAATTCTGCCGGACGACCCGATATCGTCGAACCAAAAACAATATCCTGCTCATTGCTGTAACGCTGCAACAAACAACTCCACGCTGCCTGCAACACAACATTCATCGTCGTATGGTGCGCTCGCGCCAAGGCCATCAAACGACCCGTCAACGCCTCATCCAGACTCAGACGCTGATAACCAACCGAATCCCCATCCCCCGAAACCCGGTCATACAACAACGGCGTCGGAGATACAAAACCCGACAGATGACCCTGCCAGAAATCCGCAGCCAACTGACGCTCCCGAGACAACAACCAGCCTATATAATGCTCATAAGGCACCACCGCTCCTGACGACAATTCTGCTTCGCCTGACACCTGCGCATGATAATGATTCAGCACCTCTCCAAACAATATCGGCGTACACCAACCATCCAGCAACGCATGATGATATGTCCACACAAAACGGTAACGCTCCTCTCCCATTCGAATAAGATGGATACGCATTAACGGCGCACAGCCAAAGTCAAAACCCTGCGCCTTGTCTTCTCTTAACAACCGCTCAAGCTCTAACACCTGCTCATCAAATGACTTCTCGCGCCAGTCAAGTTGGATAAAGGGTAAGTCGACCGTTCGTTGTACCAGTTGGTGAGGCTGCTCACCATCAAGCCCCACAAACGCCGTACGTAAAATGTCATAACGACCAACCAGCGCTTCCCAGGCACCTCTCATCGCCTCACTGTCCACTCGACCGCTCAGCTCACAACCTATCTGAATCGTATACGATGCCCCACTGCCATCCAGCAAACCATGGAACAACAGCCCTGACTGCATCGGCGTCGCCACATACAGCTTCTCCAGCCCAGGATAATCAGCCTGCCAACCTGACAGGGTAGCCATATCCACTGCCGCCAACGCGAAGTCTGATGGGGTAAACTGCCCTTCACTCGACTCACAATGTGCAATACAGGCCGCCAGCGATTGTTCAAACAAGACTCCCAACCGCTCAATATCCCGGCAACGCGGCGCACCCGTCATATCCACTCGCAACTGACCCTCATGAACCAGCGCATTGATACTCAACGGCACTCCCGGTGGGTTATCACGACTAATGCTGTCTCCCGCTGGCTCGCGTGCAACAGAAAATGCCGACATCGCATTCACACTGTTATCAAACTGACCCAGGTAATTAAATTCAATTCGGCTATCCTGATACCCGGCTTCAAGCCCAACCAACGGACTGTCTGCTTTCAGGTAACGCAATAAACCATAACCCATGCCCTTGTCCGGCACCTGACGGTACTGCTCTTTAACCTGACAAATAACCTCTCCGATGTCCTGTGAACCAACAGATAACACCAGCGGGTACACCGAGGTAAACCAGCCCACGGTCTCCGCAATATCCAGCTCGTCACCCGGTAGCTCACGACCATGCCCTTCCACATCCAGACACATCACGTCACTACCGCTCCACTGACGGTATGCCAGTAACAGTCCCGCCATTAACAATTCATTCGTCCGGGTTCGATAAGGCCGGTTGACCGCGCCAAGTAACTGACGTGTCTGTGTTTCACTCAAACTGAAGCCTAACTGCTGTAAACCCTCACGTTCAAACTCGACCGATTCAAGCAGGGAAGGCACCGCAACCGACAGTTGCTCCTGCCAGTAATCCTGCTGCTCCTGTATCTGCTTACTACCTGCATGCGCCATCAACGCCTCGCTCCAACGCTGCAACGACACACTGCGAGGACCCGCCTTGGGCACCTCTCCTTGCGCTAACAACGACCAGCCCTGCTCCATATCCGACAACAATATCCGCCAGGACACTCCATCTATCACCAAATGATGAGCAACCAGCAACAACCGGCTATCGCCCTCTCCCCGATGCAGATACATGGCCTTGAATACCGACCCCTGTGCTATGTCCAGACTCGCCTGTGCCTGCTGACAATACTCCAGTTGCATCGCCTCCTGTGCTTCGCCCGATAAATGACTGATATCATGCTGCTCCAACGAATCCCATAACATCCGCTCACTATAGGCCTCATGACTGGCAACAACCTCTCCATGCTCTCGAGTAAAACGTAAACGCAAGGCATCATGACGCTGATACACCATATCAATCAACGCACTTAACGCCTTCGCATCAAACCTGGTCGGACACTGTAATAACACCGACTGGTTGTAATGATTTGCTACCGGTAATTCACGCTCAAAAAACGCTCGCTGAATGGGTAAAAGACTCAAGCCTCCTTCTACCGGCTCCTGAGGAATGTTTGACTCTCCCTTCAAACTCACACAGCCAGATAACTCCGCAACCGTCTGATGGTCAAACAGTTGTCTTACTGTAAAGTGCAGCCCATTGTGTTTGGCTCTTGAGACCAGTTGAATGGATATTATCGAATCGCCACCCAGTGCAAAAAAATTGTCTTGTGTGCCTACACGCTCAAGTTTCAGCACATCCTGCCAGATTTCGCACAACTTCTCTTCTATCTGATTCTCCGGAGCAACATACTCACCGCTTTGGCGGTCGCTCTCCTTCGGCGCGGGTAAGGCTTTGCGGTCCAGCTTGCCACTGCTGGTCAGCGGCATTGCGCTCATACGAACAAACACCGACGGTATCATGTAATCCGGTAAACCCGCCTTCAGTGACAACCGGCAACGGCCGACCAACTCATCGTCACTCAGTGAATCGTCACCCACCACATAGGCAACCAGTTGCATACCTCGGGCAATCTCCCGGGCTATCACCGCTGCTGAGCGCACGACATCCTCTTCCAACAGAGCGTTTTCTATCTCGCCCAACTCAATACGGAAACCCCGTATCTTAACCTGGTCGTCATTACGTCCCAGATATTCAAGCTCCCCTTCACTGTTCCAGCGACATATATCACCCGTACGGTATAAACGCGCTCCCTCAACATGACTAAATGGGTCCGCAACAAAACGCTCGCGCGTTAAATCCGGGCGGTTCAAGTAGCCACGACCAACCCCTTCTCCTCCGATATAAAGCTCACCTGTCACGCCAATAGGAACAGGCTGCATATTTTCATCAACAACATGTAACGTTTCACTTGGGAAAGGTTTACCAATAGGGACTATCTCAAGTCCCTTATTCAAACAGGACACCGAAGAAAAAATAGTGGTTTCTGTTGGGCCATAACAATTAAATAATTCACCCTCAAATGAATCTAACAACCTATTAGCCAACAGAGGTGGCAAAGCCTCGCCAGCTACAAACAACTGCTGAATTTTTTTGAGCCCAGCCTGGAATTTTGTGTCTTCCAGATAGGCTGAGATCAAGGTAGGTGTTGATTGAAAATGAGTTACTGGATACTTCTCTAGCAAGTCTGCCAAAGATTCTTCTTCAGCATGAATTTGCTCGTTTTTAGCCAAAAGCAGTGTAAAACCACTAGCTAAAGTACAAATCAACTCAGCAATAGAAATATCAAAGCAATAGCTGGTCGCACCCAACCAAATTCCTTCAGGGTTAGAGAAATCCGCATATCTCTTGAAATCATTTTCAAAAGAGAACAAATGGCGGTGTTCGATCTCAACACCTTTTGGTTTACCGGTAGACCCTGAAGTGAAGATGACATAAGCACGGTTATCAAATGACAAGGGATTTGATAAAACAGGCGTTTCAAGGCCACCGTCGGTAAGAGACTCTTCAAATTTTTCTTCGCCCAAACACAGTATTTGTGCTGGCGTTTCGGGCAACCGGGTTCGAATATGCGATTCAGTAATGATGGCTTTGGATTCTGCGTTTTCCAATTGATAAGCCAAACGCTCCCTGGGATGATCAGGATCTAATGGCAGGTAAGCCGCCCCGGCTTTTAATACAGCCAAAATACTAATGACTATCTTCTCATTGCGCTCGAGATACAATCCAACAATGTCTTCTGGCTGAACGCCCATAGAAATTAAGTGATGAGCTAACTGGTTAGCTTTTTCGTT
Above is a window of Paraneptunicella aestuarii DNA encoding:
- a CDS encoding non-ribosomal peptide synthetase — protein: MCRLSAVVMLNYCRKMSCHWNRWQITCFDEDALLFKITPAHLKAVESLGNLRSNPDARHVLVVAGEQLTRETLEPWINDYLPGATFINEYGPTEATVGSCTQLIDSEVARGTARGVIPIGKPLANAKFYVLDPQQQLQVPGAIGELYIGGAGLARGYLNQPEMTAERFVDNPFSTEGAERLYRTGDLVRWLPNGTIEYVERIDNQVKLRGFRVELDEISKAISQHPAVEQAVVIERDQQLLAYVQADREHAGPVRALSRLSGQNKWDGVKRQTLPNGMYVGCLNPAETDFTYAEIFGQQTYLKHGIVLPEDACVFDVGANTGMASLFVGQVCPGVRLYSFEPVPSVFRVLEFNTELYGLNATLYPCGLGEASQEVTFTYYPHNSLISGRYGDQEVDSQDVKTYLRSQHQKELDSGELSESAFDELLAERLQSEEVTCQIRTLSDIIAEQRVERIDLLKLDVQKSEVQVLAGIDDSDWSKIKQIIIEVHDIGDRIDSIKALLESRGYRWTVDRDDQLQGSPHEVLYAIHESYQAEGVGFGDDRVGHPCCEWNDESLLRSALNSEVGSRLPAFMVPSAYIFMDRFPLTPNGKLNRKALPSPQQQGNDTQGYVGPRNDREARLCAIWQDVLKVDRVSVTDSFFALGGHSLLATRLVSQVRQAFNVEVPLKTLFEHTSVAEFAAVLDSLTSGSVLPPIQVISREGRLPLSYGQQRLWFIDQLEGGSSQYNMPGQFRLVGRLDREALTQAIHKIIERHEVLRARIVSIDGEAQQVICETFDTPLVWHDLSGLSAQEQLRTIEELAEADAGRAFDLSSDLLLRLQVFRQSEEVHQVLFNMHHIASDGWSISILVREFSELYRAFSQGKPDPLPGLKVQYADYAQWQRDWLQGDVLEAQLGYWQQQLEGLPQLHSLPLDRQRPAEIAFVGDTVSQLLDEKLSARIGQLCKQHNVTLFMFLQTAFAVLLSRYSNETDIVMGSPIAGRVSKETEGLIGFFVNALVLRTDLSGAPDFSALLQRNRQMILDAYTHQHIPFELLVEKMQPERSLAYSPLFQISFTLQNNESETFQNNELTLEFNDEDTDIAHNDLDLTAYETDFGIKLTWKYRKDLFVVGTIERLANSFATLLNAVITTPKQSVTGLALLDQSQEDLIKQWNATDFDYDREAGVGALFSAQAMSTPGNIAVEGAEAGDGGSASLSYGELESLSNQWAYYLLSQGIQSGDVVGIYQSEGRELCVGLLAVIKAGGRFLLLDTQYPAPRLSYMLRDSVAAAVLCPKRAMTDFVPEGVKVIVMDEDAAIEQVSSMPGERGGLPVCGGDDGIGVFYTSGSTGEPKGVLYSHRNLVNYSLSMQAVLGSSGDDRVWQLASVSFDVILEELLPAWLSGATVVSRGSGGLVGAAELQASMEDLSISVLELSFAQWREWLYWLEVNNERPPSGLRVVMVGCEAIPVRLMRQWMAYDVELVHVFGLTETAITSSTWHSKDWDASLSGSLPSGSPLGNTRLHVLDAAQGLQPVGVAGELYIGGDGVTQGYLGRRELSEARFVELPWIDSGRLYRTGDKVRWREDGNIEFLGRMDNQVKIRGYRIEPGR
- a CDS encoding non-ribosomal peptide synthetase yields the protein MRTIEELAEADAGRAFDLSSDLLLRLQVFRQSEEVHQVLFNMHHIASDGWSISILVREFSELYRAFSQGKPDPLPGLKVQYADYAQWQRDWLQGDVLEAQLGYWQQQLEGLPQLHSLPLDRQRPAEIAFVGDTVSQLLDEKLSARIGQLCKQHNVTLFMFLQTAFAVLLSRYSNETDIVMGSPIAGRVSKETEGLIGFFVNALVLRTDLSGAPDFSALLQRNRQMILDAYTHQHIPFELLVEKMQPERSLAYSPLFQITITLGNHQKDSMTFESMEIEGLKTETNNIKFDLQLNVNETDDGITIDWIYNQNLFQPLSIQKLSSGLNTLIEALVDDPSVSVEQVSLIGEQERQQLEFDWNASDVVYFDESQQDERLVHYLFEQQVSRTPEAVAVIFEDVELNYKELNAQANRLAHYLIGQGVGPDTVVGICLERSAEMMVGLLGILKAGGAYVPLDPNYPEARLGYMLDDTGISQLVTQSSLVGQLPLTVQQVICLDTAQTREQLSGYPDVNPHVMGLTPHHLAYVIYTSGSTGQPKGVMVEHHSVCNFLKFGEQDFMYEQIVGSVVSSPIAFDATVQSLYVPLISGGYVELLPEDVLPLESLADYLF